From one Triticum urartu cultivar G1812 chromosome 3, Tu2.1, whole genome shotgun sequence genomic stretch:
- the LOC125543417 gene encoding D-amino-acid transaminase, chloroplastic-like has translation MSSNVQGEGEVPVYESGADALQKLQEKWKSTAAPYPAMYSSFLGGIILDPAMMALPIDDHMVHRGHGVFDTAMLLDGHLYELDTHLDRFLRSAAQAKVGTPFPRDTLRSILVQMTAASGCRKGSIRYWLSSGPGDFLLSSSGCPGPAFYAVVIPSDYAQCRHGVRAVTTSVPMKPPLFATMKNVNYLPNVLSIMDAEERGAFASVWVDEQGYVAEGPMVNVAFVTQGGELVLPVFDKILSGCTAKRMLALAPKLVEAGLLKGVSTQHITAADAKRSVEMAFVGSGLPVLPIVEWDGQPIGDGKVGKLMLALSDLLWEDMKSGPDRVAVPYK, from the exons ATGAGCTCCAACGTTCAAG GTGAGGGTGAAGTCCCCGTCTACGAATCGGGTGCAGAT GCCCTGCAGAAGCTGCAAGAGAAATGGAAGTCCACGGCGGCGCCGTACCCGGCCATGTACTCGAGCTTCTTGGGCGGGATCATCCTGGACCCGGCCATGATGGCCCTCCCCATCGACGACCACATGGTCCACCGCGGCCACGGCGTCTTCGACACGGCCATGCTCCTCGACGGCCACCTCTACGAGCTCGACACGCACCTCGACCGCTTCCTGCGCTCCGCGGCGCAGGCCAAGGTGGGTACCCCGTTCCCGCGCGACACGCTGCGCAGCATCCTCGTGCAGATGACGGCGGCGTCCGGCTGCCGGAAGGGCTCCATCCGGTATTGGCTCAGCTCCGGCCCCGGCGACTTCCTGCTCTCCTCCAGCGGCTGCCCCGGCCCGGCCTTCTACGCCGTCGTCATCCCGTCCGACTACGCGCAGTGCCGCCACGGCGTGCGCGCCGTGACCACGTCGGTGCCCATGAAGCCGCCGCTGTTCGCCACCATGAAGAACGTCAACTACCTGCCCAACGTGCTGTCCATCATGGACGCGGAGGAGCGCGGCGCGTTCGCGTCCGTGTGGGTGGACGAGCAGGGGTACGTCGCCGAGGGCCCCATGGTGAACGTCGCCTTCGTCACCCAGGGCGGCGAGCTCGTGCTCCCGGTGTTCGACAAGATCCTCAGCGGGTGCACCGCCAAGCGGATGCTGGCGCTGGCGCCGAAGCTCGTCGAGGCCGGCCTACTCAAGGGCGTCAGCACCCAGCACATCACCGCCGCCGACGCCAAGCGCTCCGTGGAGATGGCCTTCGTCGGCAGCGGCCTGCCCGTGCTGCCCATCGTCGAGTGGGACGGCCAGCCCATCGGCGACG GGAAGGTGGGGAAGCTTATGCTGGCGTTGTCCGATCTGCTCTGGGAGGACATGAAGTCCGGGCCGGACAGGGTCGCCGTTCCATACAAGTGA